A window of the Miscanthus floridulus cultivar M001 chromosome 14, ASM1932011v1, whole genome shotgun sequence genome harbors these coding sequences:
- the LOC136503109 gene encoding uncharacterized protein, producing MVIPNYTYLKLKMLGLNGVITMGSTFLHAYMCDHEHYELTTTINSTKLPELRNSVTPAVLDCNEPTSLSAFHPTKETKAVEIDPTDPIKTLRIRTKLLAK from the coding sequence atggtgatccccaactacacctacctcaagctaaagatgctgggactGAACGGTGTCATcaccatgggtagcacctttttgcatgcctacatgtgcgatcacgagcattacgagctcaccactACTATCAACTCCACCAAGCTCCCAGAGCTCAGGAATTCAGTGACTCCAGCAGTCCTCGACTGTAATGAGCCAACCTCCTTAAGTGCCTTCCATCcaaccaaggaaaccaaggcagtggagatcgaccccaccgacccgatCAAGACGTTGCGGATCAGAAccaagctcctagccaaatag